One window of the Synechococcus sp. CC9311 genome contains the following:
- a CDS encoding DNA repair protein RecO, whose translation MSPERRIEGLALKVGPLGEHDRLLTLLSDDVGLIRLAVPGARKPRSSLAAAVPLTTMELQVGGRSGLLRVRQLRVQHNFGNVGQRLETLAAAQALSELSISLVAGDDPVPGMLSAVLMHLERLELLAQKQRSSEMKSAEGERVDRTLATLVQACVHLLALGGYGLPLQTCCRSGAALSPPIGNWEWRCSLLADEGLAIGSQAGAAIQINPSELALLQRLTRLELPERQDGGLMGPRPVWLRLFTLLESWCRVHLPRPVRSFAMVREAVANA comes from the coding sequence ATGAGCCCGGAACGGCGAATCGAAGGGTTGGCGTTAAAGGTGGGCCCCCTCGGGGAGCACGACAGACTGCTCACCTTGCTCAGTGATGACGTTGGCCTGATTCGCCTGGCCGTGCCAGGGGCACGCAAACCCCGCAGCAGCCTGGCGGCGGCGGTGCCTCTCACCACCATGGAGCTGCAGGTGGGAGGACGCAGCGGGCTGCTGCGGGTGCGCCAACTTCGGGTTCAACACAATTTCGGCAACGTGGGGCAGAGATTGGAAACATTGGCAGCCGCCCAGGCCCTATCTGAGCTCTCGATCTCGTTGGTCGCTGGCGATGATCCAGTACCCGGAATGCTTAGTGCGGTTTTGATGCATCTTGAGCGGCTCGAGCTGCTGGCGCAGAAACAGCGTTCGTCTGAAATGAAAAGTGCGGAAGGGGAGCGTGTCGATCGAACCCTGGCAACGCTTGTTCAGGCCTGTGTTCATCTGCTCGCTCTCGGCGGCTACGGCCTGCCTCTCCAAACGTGTTGCCGCAGTGGAGCCGCCCTGTCTCCACCGATCGGGAATTGGGAATGGCGTTGCAGCCTGCTGGCCGACGAAGGGCTGGCCATCGGTTCTCAAGCTGGAGCGGCTATCCAGATCAACCCCTCCGAACTCGCCCTGCTCCAGCGATTAACACGGCTTGAACTGCCGGAACGTCAAGACGGTGGATTGATGGGGCCCCGACCCGTTTGGCTCAGGCTTTTTACACTTTTGGAGAGCTGGTGTCGCGTGCATCTCCCAAGGCCCGTCCGCTCATTTGCCATGGTGAGAGAGGCTGTCGCTAACGCTTAA
- a CDS encoding deoxyribose-phosphate aldolase — MTASPRQRELPELPPFIHQAVLDPLLEEEALHNLCDAGRLLGFGGLCTSLCHLEAVRNRIGPSGRLRLFAVVDFPFGTIPAELKRAQAEWAAARGADALDVVPNLAAITAGRAETYAEELAQICDLGLPVTVILDVNRLQPEQLSLAVEAAIDAGASCLQAGNGFGAATTPLQVRKLKELARGNCAIKAAGGIQRLDSALDLMEEGATALGTSHGPALIQALRHPQ, encoded by the coding sequence ATGACCGCGTCGCCGCGTCAGCGGGAGCTTCCGGAGCTCCCGCCTTTCATTCATCAAGCCGTCTTAGATCCTTTGTTGGAAGAGGAGGCCCTGCACAACCTCTGTGATGCCGGGCGTCTGCTCGGCTTCGGGGGGCTATGCACCAGCCTGTGCCACCTGGAAGCGGTGAGAAACCGCATCGGACCAAGCGGACGTCTTCGCTTGTTTGCTGTTGTGGACTTCCCCTTCGGAACGATTCCAGCGGAGCTCAAACGGGCGCAAGCGGAATGGGCCGCAGCCAGAGGAGCTGACGCCCTCGATGTGGTGCCCAATCTTGCTGCCATCACGGCTGGGCGAGCGGAAACCTATGCGGAAGAACTGGCGCAAATCTGCGATCTCGGCCTACCCGTCACAGTGATTTTGGATGTGAATCGATTGCAGCCAGAGCAACTGAGCTTGGCCGTAGAAGCTGCGATTGATGCGGGTGCTTCGTGTCTGCAAGCGGGGAACGGATTTGGAGCCGCCACCACTCCGTTGCAGGTGCGCAAGCTCAAAGAGCTTGCGAGGGGAAATTGCGCAATCAAGGCGGCCGGAGGCATACAACGGTTGGACAGTGCGCTGGACCTTATGGAAGAGGGCGCCACCGCCCTAGGAACCAGCCATGGCCCAGCTTTGATTCAGGCTCTCCGGCATCCGCAATGA